Proteins from one Nomia melanderi isolate GNS246 chromosome 3, iyNomMela1, whole genome shotgun sequence genomic window:
- the LOC116429230 gene encoding uncharacterized protein LOC116429230 isoform X1 codes for MSEPELCRLCAETKENFIGIYDTEGQKLAIEAKIAKCLQIQVLITDGLPLSVCIDCCILLNQCNEFFEKTNQAQTSLRQLLIDTKSEPQSLETNIDYIQKTVIFPKEEEIVDTIIECQISNNYIQESNVSNDYFTEETKSQQNYEAKEPENSSKEKKCKIQMKKASPKQTRKKLKRKNQNQKPEDSNLCINPDLEREHNMNVKTNIKVPDNYMTGTDSDLEIIESHTTDTLKFGHKRGENMDRYPWLCTDCNDKLPSLEGLEEHHETVHNQQAKYMCVLCCKVYDKYYGFLTHVKRHKNKAKFSCEDCGKSFVHKKVLDSHKAIHSEERPHVCQTCGKAFRQQSALYIHSRCHLPDTMKNRFPCDECDKRFSTKPNLVTHKRIHSGVRNFTCDQCGKSFIQKGNLEAHFLTHSADKPYSCTQCSKAFKTPLQLKKHETVHTGAKPHQCAVCGRTFREKGTLREHHRIHTGAMPFTCEFCGKCFRFKGILTTHRRQHTGERPYSCLECQHHFTNWPNYNKHMKRRHGINTSHTKHLSQSQHSESQQQQLQQQQQQSEQPQTIQSNTSEDPLSTISHTETSTVQVIQTVSHTSPSQPIVVQTIPTTAIQNFQSDVIGSTQDAVFRERNATYFNAVPATLQNFLPPNLPYNFYNISNVTYRE; via the exons ATGTCGGAGCCGGAACTTTGCCGGCTCTGCGCCGAGACCAAAGAAAATTTTATCGGTATTTATGATACCGAGGGACAAAAATTAGCTATAGAAGCTAAAATAGCCAAGTGTTTGCAGATTCAG GTATTAATAACCGATGGATTACCACTTAGCGTTTGTATAGACtgttgtatattattaaatcagtGCAATGAATTCTTCGAGAAAACCAACCAGGCACAAACATCTCTCAGGCAGTTACTCATAGATACCAAGTCTGAACCACAGTCATTAGAAACGAACATAGATTATATTCAAAAAACAGTTATATTTCCAAAGGAAGAAGAAATTGTAGACACAATTATTGAATGTcagatatcaaataattatattcaagaATCTAATGTTTCAAATGACTATTTCACAGAAGAAACTAAAAGTCAACAAAACTATGAGGCCAAGGAACCTGAAAATAgctcaaaagaaaaaaaatgtaaaatacaaatgaaGAAAGCGTCACCCAAACAGActagaaagaaattaaaacgaaaaaaccAGAATCAAAAACCAGAAGATtcaaatttatgtataaatcCTGACTTAGAAAGAGAACACAACATGAATGTAAAAACTAATATTAAGGTTCCGGATAATTATATGACAG GTACAGATTCTGATTTAGAGATCATTGAATCGCATACAACAGACACGTTGAAATTTGGGCATAAAAGAGGAGAAAATATGGATAGGTATCCTTGGCTTTGCACAGACTGTAATGATAAATTGCCAAGTTTAGAAGGATTGGAAGAACATCACGAAACTGTTCATAATCAACAAGCGAAATATATGTGCGTGTTATGCTGTAAAgtttatgataaatattatgGTTTCCTTACTCATGTCAAACGACATAAAAATAAGGCAAAGTTCAG TTGCGAAGATTGTGGGAAATCATTTGTACATAAAAAAGTATTAGATTCTCACAAAGCAATTCATAGTGAAGAACGGCCTCATGTATGTCAAACTTGTGGAAAGGCATTTAGACAGCAAAGTGCTTTGTACATCCATAGTCGATGCCATTTACCAGATACAATGAAGAATAGATTTCCATGCGATGAATGCGACAAAAG gTTTTCAACAAAACCAAACTTAGTGACACATAAGCGCATCCATTCTGGTGTTAGGAATTTTACATGTGATCAATGTGGTAAAAGTTTTATTCAGAAAGGAAATTTGGAGGCTCATTTTTTAACTCATTCAGCAGATAAACCTTACAGCTGTACTCAATGTTCAAAAGC CTTTAAAACtccattacaattaaaaaaacacGAAACAGTTCACACTGGTGCTAAGCCACATCAATGTGCTGTGTGTGGAAGAACGTTTAGAGAAAAAGGTACATTAAGAGAGCATCATAGAATACATACTGGAGCAATGCCATTTACATGTGAATTTTGTGGTAAATGTTTTCGCTTCAAAGGCATACTGACT ACTCATAGAAGACAACATACCGGTGAACGTCCATATAGTTGCCTAGAATGTCAACATCATTTCACAAATTGGccaaattataataaacatatgaAACGTAGACATGGAATTAACACATCCCACACAAAACATTTGTCACAATCTCAGCATTCAGAATCACAGCAACAGCAAttacaacaacagcaacaacaatcAGAACAGCCACAAACAATCCAGTCAAATACCTCGGAAGATCCCTTGTCTACCATATCTCATACAGAAACATCAACGGTCCAG GTAATACAAACTGTGTCACATACATCACCATCTCAACCAATTGTTGTACAAACTATACCAACTACAGCAattcagaattttcaatcagATGTAATTGGTAGTACACAAGATGCTGTGTTTCGAGAAAGAAATGCAACATACTTTAACGCAGTACCAGCCACATTGCAAAATTTTTTACCACCTAATTTaccatataatttttataatatatcaaatgTTACATACcgcgaataa
- the LOC116429230 gene encoding uncharacterized protein LOC116429230 isoform X2 — translation MSEPELCRLCAETKENFIGIYDTEGQKLAIEAKIAKCLQIQVLITDGLPLSVCIDCCILLNQCNEFFEKTNQAQTSLRQLLIDTKSEPQSLETNIDYIQKTVIFPKEEEIVDTIIECQISNNYIQESNVSNDYFTEETKSQQNYEAKEPENSSKEKKCKIQMKKASPKQTRKKLKRKNQNQKPEDSNLCINPDLEREHNMNVKTNIKVPDNYMTGTDSDLEIIESHTTDTLKFGHKRGENMDRYPWLCTDCNDKLPSLEGLEEHHETVHNQQAKYMCVLCCKVYDKYYGFLTHVKRHKNKAKFSEERPHVCQTCGKAFRQQSALYIHSRCHLPDTMKNRFPCDECDKRFSTKPNLVTHKRIHSGVRNFTCDQCGKSFIQKGNLEAHFLTHSADKPYSCTQCSKAFKTPLQLKKHETVHTGAKPHQCAVCGRTFREKGTLREHHRIHTGAMPFTCEFCGKCFRFKGILTTHRRQHTGERPYSCLECQHHFTNWPNYNKHMKRRHGINTSHTKHLSQSQHSESQQQQLQQQQQQSEQPQTIQSNTSEDPLSTISHTETSTVQVIQTVSHTSPSQPIVVQTIPTTAIQNFQSDVIGSTQDAVFRERNATYFNAVPATLQNFLPPNLPYNFYNISNVTYRE, via the exons ATGTCGGAGCCGGAACTTTGCCGGCTCTGCGCCGAGACCAAAGAAAATTTTATCGGTATTTATGATACCGAGGGACAAAAATTAGCTATAGAAGCTAAAATAGCCAAGTGTTTGCAGATTCAG GTATTAATAACCGATGGATTACCACTTAGCGTTTGTATAGACtgttgtatattattaaatcagtGCAATGAATTCTTCGAGAAAACCAACCAGGCACAAACATCTCTCAGGCAGTTACTCATAGATACCAAGTCTGAACCACAGTCATTAGAAACGAACATAGATTATATTCAAAAAACAGTTATATTTCCAAAGGAAGAAGAAATTGTAGACACAATTATTGAATGTcagatatcaaataattatattcaagaATCTAATGTTTCAAATGACTATTTCACAGAAGAAACTAAAAGTCAACAAAACTATGAGGCCAAGGAACCTGAAAATAgctcaaaagaaaaaaaatgtaaaatacaaatgaaGAAAGCGTCACCCAAACAGActagaaagaaattaaaacgaaaaaaccAGAATCAAAAACCAGAAGATtcaaatttatgtataaatcCTGACTTAGAAAGAGAACACAACATGAATGTAAAAACTAATATTAAGGTTCCGGATAATTATATGACAG GTACAGATTCTGATTTAGAGATCATTGAATCGCATACAACAGACACGTTGAAATTTGGGCATAAAAGAGGAGAAAATATGGATAGGTATCCTTGGCTTTGCACAGACTGTAATGATAAATTGCCAAGTTTAGAAGGATTGGAAGAACATCACGAAACTGTTCATAATCAACAAGCGAAATATATGTGCGTGTTATGCTGTAAAgtttatgataaatattatgGTTTCCTTACTCATGTCAAACGACATAAAAATAAGGCAAAGTTCAG TGAAGAACGGCCTCATGTATGTCAAACTTGTGGAAAGGCATTTAGACAGCAAAGTGCTTTGTACATCCATAGTCGATGCCATTTACCAGATACAATGAAGAATAGATTTCCATGCGATGAATGCGACAAAAG gTTTTCAACAAAACCAAACTTAGTGACACATAAGCGCATCCATTCTGGTGTTAGGAATTTTACATGTGATCAATGTGGTAAAAGTTTTATTCAGAAAGGAAATTTGGAGGCTCATTTTTTAACTCATTCAGCAGATAAACCTTACAGCTGTACTCAATGTTCAAAAGC CTTTAAAACtccattacaattaaaaaaacacGAAACAGTTCACACTGGTGCTAAGCCACATCAATGTGCTGTGTGTGGAAGAACGTTTAGAGAAAAAGGTACATTAAGAGAGCATCATAGAATACATACTGGAGCAATGCCATTTACATGTGAATTTTGTGGTAAATGTTTTCGCTTCAAAGGCATACTGACT ACTCATAGAAGACAACATACCGGTGAACGTCCATATAGTTGCCTAGAATGTCAACATCATTTCACAAATTGGccaaattataataaacatatgaAACGTAGACATGGAATTAACACATCCCACACAAAACATTTGTCACAATCTCAGCATTCAGAATCACAGCAACAGCAAttacaacaacagcaacaacaatcAGAACAGCCACAAACAATCCAGTCAAATACCTCGGAAGATCCCTTGTCTACCATATCTCATACAGAAACATCAACGGTCCAG GTAATACAAACTGTGTCACATACATCACCATCTCAACCAATTGTTGTACAAACTATACCAACTACAGCAattcagaattttcaatcagATGTAATTGGTAGTACACAAGATGCTGTGTTTCGAGAAAGAAATGCAACATACTTTAACGCAGTACCAGCCACATTGCAAAATTTTTTACCACCTAATTTaccatataatttttataatatatcaaatgTTACATACcgcgaataa
- the ND-B8 gene encoding NADH dehydrogenase (ubiquinone) B8 subunit has translation MAAVKFGPYLKELRILLCQTSKTSEGVRDFIQKQYVPLKKTNPQFPILIRECSSIEPFLYARYEYGVEQCIPLQNLKSDDILKHIKDLAAQKPTK, from the exons ATGGCTGCCGTTAAGTTTGGACCGTATTTAAAGGAGTTACGAATTCTTTTATGTCAAACATCTAAAACTAGTGAAGGTGTtag AGATTTTATCCAAAAGCAGTATGTGCCTCTTAAAAAAACTAATCCACAGTTTCCAATCTTAATTAGGGAATGTTCTTCAATTGAACCGTTTCTATATGCACGATATG aATATGGTGTAGAGCAATGTATACCTCTACAAAATTTAAAGTCTGATGATATACTTAAACACATTAAGGATTTGGCAGCTCAAAAACCCACAAAATAA
- the msl-2 gene encoding male-specific lethal 2 isoform X1, with protein MNATSLYVSTCRLVLQADADDPNSWTDLYRLVPYLRQSLSCTVCSNLLIEPHTPTETNCQHHVCRGCRGGRKKLKPSCGWCKDYDKYVENVQLRILLQCYKKLCEYLTNTNIYRSLILSVSSNKTGNSASAIGVTSLMELIQEGSGFKDEFKSTAGLSKSAYSILPCVYTSTTSTQTQGNTIQSSETISQSISESPAIRTVSNGSSIYSVMYAGSGNKITIKRKAAATEDTEVGQQDMDGNQHSSVGGVKCIPSSHLKYGTPSQKKSSKGSKSSGFKKPRSSSARSKRKGCRCGNATAIPGKLTCCGQRCPCYVESKPCVECRCRGCRNPHTADGLKIRPHIPELHNLQLQLSAPLDCDTLNSDPLGSVPQCLSTSPTTIQVLNVYSTPRLDIDNVPQNLPAALLVGEDAMISTESEAEDSDIQIDV; from the exons ATGAACGCCACGAGTCTTTACGTATCGACGTGTCGGTTAGTTTTACAAGCAGACGCTGATGATCCGAATTCGTGGACAGATCTATATAGGCTAGTTCCGTATTTGCGACAAAGCCTTAGTTGTACTGTGtgttcaaatttattaattgaaccCCATACGCCGACTGAAACGAATTGTCAGCATCATGTGTGTCGTGGGTGCAGAGGTGGACGTAAAAAACTTAAACCTTCGTGTGGCTGGTGCAAGGACTATGACAAATATGTCGAAAATGTTCAGTTACGAATATTGTTACAGTGTTATAAAAAACTGTGTGAATACTTGacaaatacaaacatttatcGAAGTTTAATACTTTCAGTGTCTTCCAATAAAACAGGCAATAGTGCGTCTGCTATTGGTGTTACAAGTCTTATGGAACTTATACAAGAAGGTTCCGGCTTCAAAGACGAATTTAAAAGTACTGCTGGTTTATCAAAATCTGCGTATAGTATTTTACCATGTGTTTACACAAGTACAACTTCGACCCAGACTCAAGGAAACACTATACAAAGTTCTGAAACGATATCACAAAGTATATCTg aatCACCTGCTATTCGTACTGTATCAAACGGATCTTCGATATACTCTGTGATGTATGCTGGATCTGGtaacaaaataacaataaaacggAAAGCAGCTGCTACGGAAGATACAGAAGTAGGACAACAGGATATGGATGGAAATCAACACAGCTCTGTAGGAGGGGTAAAATGTATTCCATCTTCCCACCTTAAATATGGGACCCCTTCTCAGAAAAAATCTTCAAAAGGCAGCAAA TCGTCTGGTTTTAAAAAACCAAGGTCAAGTTCTGCTCGGAGTAAAAGAAAAGGATGTAGATGTGGTAATGCTACAGCAATACCTGGAAAATTAACGTGTTGTGGTCAACGGTGTCCCTGTTATGTTGAAAGTAAACCTTGCGTGGAATGTAGGTGCAGAGGTTGTAGAAATCCTCACACAGCGGATGGATTAAAG ATTCGTCCGCATATACCTGAATTACATAATTTACAGTTACAATTATCAGCTCCTTTGGACTGCGATACATTAAATTCAGATCCATTAGGATCAGTACCACAATGCCTTTCAACTTCCCCAACTACAATTCaagtattaaatgtttattcaacTCCGAGATTAGATATCGATAATGTACCACAAAATCTACCTGCCGCCTTGTTAGTAGGAGAAGATGCTATGATTAGTACTGAAAGTGAAGCTGAAGACAGTGATATACAAATTGATGTGTGA
- the msl-2 gene encoding male-specific lethal 2 isoform X2 produces MNATSLYVSTCRLVLQADADDPNSWTDLYRLVPYLRQSLSCTVCSNLLIEPHTPTETNCQHHVCRGCRGGRKKLKPSCGWCKDYDKYVENVQLRILLQCYKKLCEYLTNTNIYRSLILSVSSNKTGNSASAIGVTSLMELIQEGSGFKDEFKSTAGLSKSAYSILPCVYTSTTSTQTQGNTIQSSETISQSISESPAIRTVSNGSSIYSVMYAGSGNKITIKRKAAATEDTEVGQQDMDGNQHSSVGGSSGFKKPRSSSARSKRKGCRCGNATAIPGKLTCCGQRCPCYVESKPCVECRCRGCRNPHTADGLKIRPHIPELHNLQLQLSAPLDCDTLNSDPLGSVPQCLSTSPTTIQVLNVYSTPRLDIDNVPQNLPAALLVGEDAMISTESEAEDSDIQIDV; encoded by the exons ATGAACGCCACGAGTCTTTACGTATCGACGTGTCGGTTAGTTTTACAAGCAGACGCTGATGATCCGAATTCGTGGACAGATCTATATAGGCTAGTTCCGTATTTGCGACAAAGCCTTAGTTGTACTGTGtgttcaaatttattaattgaaccCCATACGCCGACTGAAACGAATTGTCAGCATCATGTGTGTCGTGGGTGCAGAGGTGGACGTAAAAAACTTAAACCTTCGTGTGGCTGGTGCAAGGACTATGACAAATATGTCGAAAATGTTCAGTTACGAATATTGTTACAGTGTTATAAAAAACTGTGTGAATACTTGacaaatacaaacatttatcGAAGTTTAATACTTTCAGTGTCTTCCAATAAAACAGGCAATAGTGCGTCTGCTATTGGTGTTACAAGTCTTATGGAACTTATACAAGAAGGTTCCGGCTTCAAAGACGAATTTAAAAGTACTGCTGGTTTATCAAAATCTGCGTATAGTATTTTACCATGTGTTTACACAAGTACAACTTCGACCCAGACTCAAGGAAACACTATACAAAGTTCTGAAACGATATCACAAAGTATATCTg aatCACCTGCTATTCGTACTGTATCAAACGGATCTTCGATATACTCTGTGATGTATGCTGGATCTGGtaacaaaataacaataaaacggAAAGCAGCTGCTACGGAAGATACAGAAGTAGGACAACAGGATATGGATGGAAATCAACACAGCTCTGTAGGAGGG TCGTCTGGTTTTAAAAAACCAAGGTCAAGTTCTGCTCGGAGTAAAAGAAAAGGATGTAGATGTGGTAATGCTACAGCAATACCTGGAAAATTAACGTGTTGTGGTCAACGGTGTCCCTGTTATGTTGAAAGTAAACCTTGCGTGGAATGTAGGTGCAGAGGTTGTAGAAATCCTCACACAGCGGATGGATTAAAG ATTCGTCCGCATATACCTGAATTACATAATTTACAGTTACAATTATCAGCTCCTTTGGACTGCGATACATTAAATTCAGATCCATTAGGATCAGTACCACAATGCCTTTCAACTTCCCCAACTACAATTCaagtattaaatgtttattcaacTCCGAGATTAGATATCGATAATGTACCACAAAATCTACCTGCCGCCTTGTTAGTAGGAGAAGATGCTATGATTAGTACTGAAAGTGAAGCTGAAGACAGTGATATACAAATTGATGTGTGA